A window of Babylonia areolata isolate BAREFJ2019XMU chromosome 2, ASM4173473v1, whole genome shotgun sequence contains these coding sequences:
- the LOC143298662 gene encoding uncharacterized protein LOC143298662, whose amino-acid sequence MSTRIDVFGAAVLMMMMMMVMMSSVPVESLPSRRTTVPTTIPPWMVTTIPPWMVTTIPPGCRTEGGQLIHPGMETQINHVGGCQVCTCSYRGHLSCYYADCLVPMCVDAQRPHGACCATCPNGTNCRIPATGEVIAAPYPVERAGMSCECPPQSYRLPGVQEEDDYTAICTPHTTIPPTTTIPPSDGIPVGRRSVIN is encoded by the exons ATGTCTACAAGAATTGATGTCTTCGGTGCAGccgttttgatgatgatgatgatgatggtgatgatgagttcCGTGCCTGTGGAGTCCCTACCCTCAAGGAGGACCACTgtacccaccaccatccccccctggatggtgaccaccatccccccctggaTGGTGACCACCATCCCCCCAGGATGCAGGACGGAGGGTGGGCAGCTGATTCATCCTGGGATGGAGACACAGATTAATCACGTCGGCGGTTGTCAG GTGTGTACCTGTTCCTATAGAGGACACCTGTCCTGCTACTATGCAGACTGCCTAGTTCCCATGTGTGTTGACGCCCAAAGACCTCATGGAGCCTGCTGTGCCACGTGTcctaacg GAACTAACTGTCGAATCCCAGCGACAGGGGAGGTGATCGCGGCCCCATATCCGGTGGAGAGAGCAGGGATGTCGTGCGAGTGCCCTCCCCAGAGCTACCGGCTTCCGGGCGTTCAGGAAGAGGACGACTACACCGCCATCTGTACCCCACATACCAccatccccccaaccaccaccatcccccctagTGATGGCATCCCTGTGGGACGGCGCTCAGTGATTAATTAA